Proteins from a genomic interval of Skermanella sp. TT6:
- a CDS encoding DUF1428 domain-containing protein, which yields MPYVDGFVLAVPRRNIEAYQAMARHAGQIWKEHGALSFVECIGDDTPYGELTSFPRAVQATDDEVVVFSWITYESREQRDAVNAKVMADPRLKDSMKDMPFDGKRMIYGGFQSFLEL from the coding sequence ATGCCCTATGTTGACGGATTCGTGCTCGCGGTGCCCAGGCGGAACATCGAGGCCTACCAGGCCATGGCCCGCCATGCCGGACAGATCTGGAAGGAGCACGGCGCGCTGTCGTTCGTCGAATGCATCGGCGACGACACGCCCTACGGCGAGCTGACCTCGTTTCCGCGCGCCGTGCAGGCGACGGACGACGAAGTCGTCGTGTTCTCCTGGATCACCTACGAATCGCGAGAACAGCGCGACGCGGTCAATGCCAAGGTGATGGCGGACCCGCGGCTGAAGGACAGCATGAAGGACATGCCGTTCGACGGCAAACGCATGATCTACGGCGGGTTCCAGAGCTTCCTGGAGCTGTGA